The Geobacillus genomosp. 3 genome segment GAAACGAAGATCGACTGCAATTCATCGCTGATCCGCACGCCGGCCATAAAGTGACGCGCCAGGCGCTTTTGGAGACGGTGCGCTGGTTTCGCGAGTATGTATAATGGGCAAACAGTATGGTTTTCCCGCAAAAGCAAAGACCCCGGCTGCAGAGGCCGCGGTCTCTGTTTTTACACGAACTGTTTACCCTTCGCTTTGAGCTGGCATGTCTACGTCGCTTTCCGCCGGACGCGCCAATGTGATGGACGCGAGAACGGATAAAAAGGCGCAAGCGATTAAATAACTGAAGGCGGCCGGATAAGAGCCGTTGAAAATCTCGATAAGCATGCCCATGACGGTCGGCGTCAGCAATGCCCCGATCATGCCTAAAAAGTTGATGAATCCTATCGAAGAACCGATAACGTTTTTTTCAAATACTTGATGCGGCATTGCCATAATGATGGCGAACACAAGGCCGTGAAAGGTCGTGCACAATGATTGATAAGTGATCACTAATGCCACCGACGGTGCATTAAACAATAAATACAAAAACAAAATCGCAAGAAGAGAAAATAAGGTAGCATATATTTTTTCCTTGCCGTAAAAATGGCTTAAAAATAACCGTCCCCCAATAATGGTGCCAACAGCCCCGGTGAGTGCCGGGATGGAAGTAAGCATGCCCATCGATAATAAATCAAGTCCACGGACTTGCGTCAAGTAAACAGGCATCCATGAAATCAATCCCCAAATCAAGGTGGACATTCCGAACCACATAATGCCAAGTTTCCAAAGAGTTGCATTTTTCATCAGTTCTTTAAAAGAAGGTTTTTCTGTACGTTTTGTTTCGTTTTCTCCCGTGTTTTCAGACAAGTTTTCCGGTTTTAAATAATACCATAGCAGCCATGCGACGATAATGCCCAACAACCCGATGGCGATAAAAACATTTCTCCACCCAATCCAGACGAGTAAAGGAGTCGCGATTAACGGAGCGATCACGCCGCCGAGGGAATTGGATGACATCATAATGGTTTGTGCCTTGGCTCGCTCGTCTTTTGGAAACGCATCCGCTATGGCTTTTGAGCTTGCGGCCGGATACGCCCCTTCCCCGAGACCAAATAGAAAACGGATCATAATCATCGCCAGCAGCGACCAAGCGAATCCTGTGAAAACCGTAAAGATAGACCAAAAAATAATAGCAATCGTAATAATCTTCCGTGAGCCGTATTTATCAGCCAACCAGCCGCCGGGAACTTGCATTAACGCATAGCCGGCAAAAAAACTGCTAAGCACAACGCCGAGAGCGGACGGGCTGAGATGAAATTCCTTCGCTATCTCAACAATGGAAACGTTCATCGCCATACGATCAAGGTAAGACAGGCACCATCCGGTAAACAGCAAGGTGAGAATAACGTGTCTCTTGCTATTTTTGCTTGGAATATCATTCATAATGTTACCCCTTTCTGTTACTGTTGTGGGAAGGACAGTCTACATGAATGATTGTCTCAATGTGAACTGAGATAATCAAATACAAGGGAAATGAACATTTTTCCGATTAGAAGAATACTTCGTTCATCAACGTCAAATTTCGG includes the following:
- a CDS encoding MFS transporter; the encoded protein is MNDIPSKNSKRHVILTLLFTGWCLSYLDRMAMNVSIVEIAKEFHLSPSALGVVLSSFFAGYALMQVPGGWLADKYGSRKIITIAIIFWSIFTVFTGFAWSLLAMIMIRFLFGLGEGAYPAASSKAIADAFPKDERAKAQTIMMSSNSLGGVIAPLIATPLLVWIGWRNVFIAIGLLGIIVAWLLWYYLKPENLSENTGENETKRTEKPSFKELMKNATLWKLGIMWFGMSTLIWGLISWMPVYLTQVRGLDLLSMGMLTSIPALTGAVGTIIGGRLFLSHFYGKEKIYATLFSLLAILFLYLLFNAPSVALVITYQSLCTTFHGLVFAIIMAMPHQVFEKNVIGSSIGFINFLGMIGALLTPTVMGMLIEIFNGSYPAAFSYLIACAFLSVLASITLARPAESDVDMPAQSEG